From Lolium perenne isolate Kyuss_39 chromosome 5, Kyuss_2.0, whole genome shotgun sequence, a single genomic window includes:
- the LOC127301901 gene encoding serine carboxypeptidase 1 yields the protein MRTFSVVVLVILLGASLTSGATVRQKDVLRTFIKSRAHTLTSEPNTWADPNSSFKHLPTKCKSPPPGTREADKIAALPGQPPRVNFDQYSGYVTVSEEHGRALFYYFVESPYEAASKPLVLWLNGGPGCSSLGAGAFQELGPFRVNPDGKTLSRNRHAWNNVANVLFLESPAGVGFSYSNTSSENSESGDTRTAVDAYIFLLNWLERFPEYKGRDFFIAGESYSGHYVPQLATVITALYELGASSFNLKGIFVGNPYLDNYKNQRGVYEFLWNHGVISDEVWGNIIAHCTFGRVEGKACGEAKSSFRIGDIDRYNIYAPVCLESSNGSLHSSSYLAGYDPCIDAYVDAYFNNPKVQKAIHVRAKTEWSECAGIHWTDAPVSMVPTLDWLIATGLRVWIYSGDMDDVCPITATRYSVKDLNLAITKPWRPWYTPQSEVGGYAQQYEGGFTFASVRGAGHLVPSFQPQRSLVLFYSFLKGVLPPAFPKEISA from the exons ATGAGGACCTTCAGCGTTGTCGTGCTGGTGATCCTACTGGGCGCGTCTCTGACCAGTGGCGCGACCGTGCGGCAGAAGGATGTCCTAAGGACCTTCATCAAATCCAGGGCCCACACGCTCACAAGCGAGCCCAACACCTGGGCTGATCCGAATAGCAGCTTCAAGCACCTGCCCACGAAGTGCAAGAGCCCGCCACCCGGCACCAGGGAGGCCGACAAGATCGCGGCGCTGCCCGGCCAGCCACCGCGCGTCAACTTCGACCAGTACTCCGGCTATGTCACGGTGAGCGAGGAGCACGGACGCGCACTCTTCTACTACTTTGTCGAGTCCCCCTACGAAGCCGCCTCCAAGCCTCTCGTCCTCTGGCTCAACGGCGGGCCTGGTTGCTCTTCGCTGGGCGCCGGCGCATTTCAAGAGCTTGGCCCGTTCCGTGTGAACCCCGATGGCAAGACCCTGAGCAGAAACAGGCACGCCTGGAACAACG TGGCAAATGTGCTCTTCCTAGAGTCGCCGGCGGGCGTGGGGTTCTCGTACTCAAACACGTCGTCAGAGAACAGCGAGAGCGGCGACACAAGGACGGCGGTGGACGCCTACATCTTCCTGCTCAACTGGTTGGAGAGGTTCCCCGAGTATAAGGGACGCGACTTCTTCATCGCAGGCGAGAGCTACAGCGGCCATTATGTGCCCCAGCTCGCCACCGTCATCACTGCCCTCTACGAACTCGGTGCCTCAAGCTTCAATCTTAAGGGGATCTTC GTCGGCAACCCGTACCTAGATAACTACAAGAACCAAAGGGGAGTGTACGAGTTCCTGTGGAACCACGGTGTGATCTCCGACGAGGTGTGGGGCAACATTATCGCGCACTGCACCTTCGGGCGGGTCGAGGGCAAAGCGTGCGGAGAAGCCAAGTCGTCGTTCAGAATCGGTGACATTGATCGCTACAACATCTACGCCCCGGTCTGCCTTGAGTCGTCAAACGGCAGCCTCCACTCCAGTAGCTAC TTAGCAGGCTACGATCCATGCATCGATGCTTATGTCGATGCCTACTTCAACAATCCCAAAGTTCAGAAGGCTATACATGTCCGAGCCAAGACAGAGTGGTCAGAATGCGC TGGCATACACTGGACCGATGCGCCCGTTTCGATGGTGCCAACCCTCGATTGGCTTATCGCGACCGGGCTAAGAGTCTGGATCTACAG TGGTGATATGGATGACGTGTGCCCCATTACAGCGACGAGATACTCTGTCAAGGATCTCAATCTAGCCATCACAAAACCGTGGCGCCCATGGTACACCCCACAGAGCGAG GTTGGAGGCTACGCTCAGCAATACGAGGGAGGATTCACATTCGCTTCAGTTCGCGGTGCTGGCCATCTGGTCCCTAGCTTCCAGCCTCAAAGATCGCTTGTTCTTTTCTACTCATTCCTAAAAGGTGTTCTGCCACCGGCCTTCCCAAAAGAGATCAGTGCATAA